Proteins from a single region of Nitrososphaerota archaeon:
- a CDS encoding GNAT family N-acetyltransferase → MLPNAYAMNRLTNSIKGSKTFVHIGSDGSIDGYLSVLNTPQTVDVWLRGLGEPVTNDLLRFFVKKVWKRRRRKVLYLNSDPRFLLSITRNFSDPVANVQDVMVVHRGEEHLLASTPAVVRLTPKDALDYARLVLPDGFRITEAVLRRSRESLANDVAFGAFDDVQGKLAATGHAYARLPEVWVVSGVITHSRYRRRGYGTAVTSAVTKEALEKAESAVLYVDQRNTEAQRIYSRLGYRKIGESLCVKVNA, encoded by the coding sequence GTGCTTCCGAACGCCTACGCGATGAACCGGCTGACCAACTCCATCAAAGGTTCGAAGACTTTCGTCCATATAGGGTCTGACGGCTCCATTGATGGCTACCTTTCTGTGTTGAATACTCCTCAGACAGTAGATGTTTGGTTGAGAGGACTGGGAGAACCCGTAACGAACGATCTTCTGAGGTTCTTCGTCAAGAAGGTATGGAAACGGAGGAGGCGGAAGGTCTTGTACCTCAACTCAGATCCCAGATTCCTTCTTTCGATAACCAGGAACTTCTCCGACCCGGTCGCCAACGTTCAGGATGTGATGGTCGTTCACAGAGGCGAAGAGCATCTCCTTGCCTCAACTCCTGCAGTTGTCCGACTCACTCCGAAAGATGCGCTTGATTACGCAAGGTTGGTCCTGCCAGACGGATTCAGGATTACCGAAGCTGTCCTAAGGAGGAGCAGGGAATCGCTCGCAAACGACGTCGCCTTCGGGGCCTTCGACGACGTGCAAGGAAAATTGGCAGCCACCGGTCACGCCTACGCCAGGCTGCCAGAGGTGTGGGTCGTGTCAGGGGTGATTACTCACAGCCGCTATAGGCGGAGAGGGTACGGAACAGCGGTCACGTCTGCCGTTACGAAGGAGGCGTTGGAGAAAGCCGAGTCTGCCGTGCTTTATGTAGACCAACGCAACACCGAAGCGCAAAGAATCTACTCTCGGCTAGGTTACCGAAAGATAGGCGAGTCGTTGTGTGTCAAGGTTAACGCCTGA
- a CDS encoding class I SAM-dependent methyltransferase, with product MRPVPESTQTLSILADQVFPELNKKPTSRKKSWSGTLEAFLKKEGTWRDIFDASDIGTERNLIADRLVVEDAQVLDVGCGKGFFSFACAARSAEVTSLDLMDGGGRTGWWNEFKKTSAILGHAQRISGIRASATSIPLRRGSVQLVASVHSLRNFGSVEEIRGFTREASRVLRKGGCLAVAESDLSDPECPGYRAFYSMRTRMGWELDLPSCAELARFFEAEGFHDVSQEFIESGLDYAPICFPYDPSRLKGMKDEYENAEKLLMDEAEKRPRICLTSGKR from the coding sequence TTGAGACCTGTCCCTGAAAGCACGCAGACCCTGAGCATCCTTGCCGATCAGGTCTTCCCCGAACTGAACAAGAAACCCACCTCAAGGAAGAAATCGTGGAGCGGTACGCTGGAAGCGTTCCTCAAGAAAGAGGGAACGTGGAGAGACATATTCGATGCCTCTGACATAGGCACAGAAAGGAACCTTATTGCAGATAGGCTCGTGGTAGAGGACGCCCAGGTGCTTGACGTCGGCTGTGGGAAAGGCTTCTTCAGTTTCGCGTGTGCAGCCAGGTCAGCTGAGGTGACCAGCCTAGACCTGATGGATGGTGGTGGCAGGACAGGATGGTGGAACGAGTTCAAGAAGACTTCGGCCATCCTCGGTCACGCCCAACGGATATCGGGAATCAGGGCTAGCGCAACTTCGATTCCTCTCAGGCGTGGATCCGTCCAGTTGGTAGCCTCTGTTCACTCCCTCAGAAACTTCGGAAGCGTGGAAGAGATTAGGGGATTCACCCGCGAGGCAAGCCGGGTGCTCCGAAAGGGCGGGTGTTTGGCGGTTGCCGAATCGGACCTGTCAGACCCCGAGTGCCCTGGGTATCGAGCATTCTATTCGATGAGGACGAGAATGGGGTGGGAGTTGGACCTTCCTTCCTGCGCCGAGCTTGCCCGATTCTTCGAGGCTGAAGGATTCCATGATGTGTCGCAAGAGTTCATAGAATCTGGCCTCGACTACGCCCCCATCTGTTTCCCGTACGACCCGTCAAGGCTCAAGGGAATGAAAGACGAGTACGAGAACGCAGAGAAGTTGCTGATGGATGAAGCAGAGAAACGCCCCCGAATCTGTTTGACTTCAGGGAAACGGTAG
- a CDS encoding dihydrofolate reductase family protein has protein sequence MARKVTVNLYMTLDGYGEFPKYPGSDFIPKDPDAQFTEMWVDRYDNVDTVVMGRRSFEGHLAVHSEKARKPDDPWYMFEYSRWLDRVQKICLSHTLKETDWQNSRIVSGDLTEIINSLKAEPGKGIIIEGGPALAHEAIQRGLADDYRMVVSPVILGKGNHYWGTMANQQTMKLLSVKSLPYGELVLHYEAVR, from the coding sequence ATGGCAAGGAAGGTCACAGTCAACCTCTACATGACGCTCGACGGCTACGGGGAGTTCCCCAAGTATCCCGGCTCGGACTTCATCCCGAAGGACCCCGACGCGCAATTCACTGAGATGTGGGTCGACCGCTACGACAACGTCGACACGGTCGTGATGGGGCGCCGCTCGTTCGAAGGCCACCTGGCTGTCCACTCAGAAAAGGCGAGGAAACCGGATGACCCGTGGTACATGTTCGAATACTCCCGATGGCTCGACCGCGTCCAGAAGATTTGCCTGTCTCACACCCTCAAGGAGACCGACTGGCAGAATTCCAGGATAGTGTCGGGGGACCTGACCGAGATCATCAACAGCTTGAAGGCCGAGCCAGGCAAGGGCATTATCATAGAGGGCGGTCCTGCGCTGGCCCACGAAGCCATCCAGCGCGGACTGGCGGACGACTACCGGATGGTCGTAAGTCCGGTGATCCTCGGGAAGGGCAACCACTATTGGGGGACGATGGCGAATCAGCAGACCATGAAGCTGCTGTCCGTCAAATCACTGCCCTACGGGGAGCTGGTACTGCACTATGAAGCAGTCCGGTAA